In one Methylobacterium sp. SyP6R genomic region, the following are encoded:
- a CDS encoding LysR family transcriptional regulator produces MELRHLRYFVAVADDLSITRAAERLNIAQPALSHQIKSLETEIGTALLQRLSRGVALTEPGRAFAEDARAVLVAVEAATTRARRIATGDVGRIRIGFTSSASFHPLVTGAIRDYRSAHPDVQVELLEETTASLIAAFRAGRVDVAFMRPDEGEVDDLWARHLFDEPMVVALPATHRLAAGTGPVGLADLSNEGFIVYPRRNGRALYDGIMAACAAAGFSPHIAQNAPQLASVVNLVATGIALAIVPRSMARLATEGVRYREIAGPAPVAPMTLVRQPAPEMPHPRIFTDLVLARVRGEE; encoded by the coding sequence ATGGAGCTTCGCCACCTTCGCTACTTCGTCGCCGTGGCCGACGATCTCAGCATCACCCGGGCGGCGGAGCGGCTGAACATCGCGCAGCCGGCGTTGAGCCACCAGATCAAGAGCCTCGAGACCGAGATCGGCACCGCCCTGCTCCAGCGCCTGTCGCGCGGGGTGGCGCTGACCGAGCCGGGCCGCGCCTTCGCGGAGGATGCCCGCGCGGTGCTCGTCGCGGTCGAGGCCGCCACGACCCGAGCCCGGCGCATCGCGACCGGCGATGTCGGCCGGATCCGCATCGGCTTCACCTCCTCGGCCTCGTTCCACCCCCTGGTGACCGGGGCGATCCGCGACTACCGCAGCGCCCATCCGGACGTGCAGGTCGAGCTGCTGGAAGAGACGACCGCGAGCCTCATCGCCGCCTTCCGGGCCGGCCGGGTCGACGTTGCCTTCATGCGCCCGGACGAGGGCGAGGTCGACGATCTGTGGGCCCGCCACCTGTTCGACGAGCCGATGGTGGTGGCGCTCCCGGCGACGCATCGCCTGGCCGCCGGAACCGGTCCCGTCGGTCTGGCGGACCTCTCCAACGAAGGTTTCATCGTCTATCCGCGCCGCAACGGACGGGCGCTCTACGATGGCATCATGGCGGCCTGCGCGGCGGCCGGGTTCTCGCCCCACATCGCCCAGAACGCGCCGCAGCTCGCCTCGGTGGTCAATCTCGTCGCCACCGGCATCGCGCTCGCCATCGTGCCGCGCTCGATGGCGCGGCTGGCGACCGAGGGCGTCCGCTATCGGGAGATCGCCGGTCCGGCCCCGGTCGCGCCGATGACCCTGGTGCGCCAGCCGGCGCCGGAGATGCCGCATCCGCGGATTTTTACCGATCTGGTGCTGGCGCGGGTGCGGGGTGAGGAGTGA
- a CDS encoding glutathione S-transferase family protein, whose product MKLYANPTSPFVRIVRMALIEKGLNEATDTTFVDAWADDPAFLDANPAGRVPTLVTDDGARLTEALLILAHLDAVGTTPAVVAGGPKALSAAGLAIGVFDAAVAVIIGRKSAPDFDAGLVGTKRFRTMREGLRRLDAVFDGVREPFGLPAIAAITALDYLVFRFPDHEWRELCPNVAAFRDAQADRPSVRDTVPRG is encoded by the coding sequence ATGAAGCTCTACGCCAACCCGACCTCGCCCTTCGTGCGCATCGTCCGCATGGCGCTGATCGAGAAGGGCCTGAACGAGGCCACCGACACCACCTTCGTCGATGCCTGGGCCGACGACCCGGCCTTCCTCGACGCCAACCCGGCCGGCCGCGTGCCGACTTTGGTCACCGACGACGGCGCCCGGCTGACGGAAGCGCTGCTGATCCTCGCCCATCTCGACGCGGTCGGCACGACGCCGGCGGTGGTGGCGGGCGGGCCGAAGGCGCTCTCGGCGGCAGGACTGGCGATCGGGGTGTTCGATGCCGCGGTGGCGGTGATCATCGGCCGCAAGTCGGCGCCGGATTTCGATGCCGGTCTCGTCGGCACCAAGCGCTTCCGCACCATGCGGGAGGGCCTGCGGCGCCTCGATGCGGTCTTCGACGGGGTCCGGGAGCCGTTCGGTCTGCCGGCGATCGCCGCGATCACCGCCCTCGACTACCTGGTCTTCCGCTTCCCCGATCACGAATGGCGCGAGCTGTGCCCGAACGTCGCGGCCTTCCGCGATGCGCAAGCGGATCGTCCGTCGGTGCGGGACACCGTGCCGCGCGGATAA
- a CDS encoding ABC transporter substrate-binding protein — protein sequence MSRKVMSHTSPTRRLAVAGLLAATLTAPSITPALAAETPLRIGVIEDLSGMYSGNGGPNMVLAATMAAEDVGGKVLGRPIEVIGVDHQNKPDIGSGLARQLVDQRGVTAFVLGGASSVGLGVQAYAKERRITTMVTGGYASQFSGPGCSPYGTQWVPSTGELANAVAGAVVQGGGKKWTFITADYVFGHGLAADAGKAVKAAGGTVVGEIRHPLGATDLSSQLIQAQSSGADVIGLANAGPDLVNTIKQAREFGITSKVVAMLVFTNNTVALGLDAAQGIRMAVNFYWDANEASRAWARRLMARNGNVVPTMGHAAAYSSVRHYLRAVEKAGTDDAAAVNKAMKELPIDDGFYGKPRIQANGRVVMDMMLVEVKSPKESKSKADLYRVIETIPGDTLFTPADKSGCPLTTAG from the coding sequence ATGTCCCGCAAGGTCATGTCCCACACGTCCCCGACGCGACGCCTCGCCGTCGCCGGCCTGCTCGCCGCGACGCTCACGGCCCCATCGATCACCCCTGCGCTGGCCGCCGAGACGCCGCTTCGCATCGGCGTGATCGAGGATCTGTCGGGGATGTATTCCGGCAATGGCGGGCCGAACATGGTACTCGCCGCCACGATGGCCGCCGAGGATGTCGGCGGCAAGGTGCTGGGCCGACCGATCGAGGTGATCGGCGTCGATCACCAGAACAAGCCCGATATCGGGTCGGGCCTCGCCCGCCAGCTCGTCGACCAGCGCGGCGTCACCGCCTTCGTCCTCGGCGGCGCCAGCTCGGTGGGCTTGGGCGTCCAGGCCTATGCCAAGGAGCGCAGGATCACCACGATGGTGACCGGCGGCTACGCCTCGCAATTCTCCGGCCCCGGCTGCTCGCCCTACGGCACGCAATGGGTGCCCTCGACGGGCGAGCTCGCCAACGCGGTGGCGGGCGCCGTGGTGCAGGGCGGCGGCAAGAAGTGGACTTTCATCACCGCCGATTACGTGTTCGGCCATGGCCTCGCGGCGGATGCCGGCAAGGCGGTGAAGGCGGCGGGCGGCACGGTGGTCGGCGAGATCCGCCATCCGCTCGGGGCCACCGATCTCTCCTCGCAGCTGATCCAGGCGCAATCATCGGGCGCCGACGTGATCGGGCTCGCCAATGCCGGGCCGGACCTCGTCAACACCATCAAGCAGGCGCGGGAATTCGGCATCACCTCGAAGGTGGTGGCGATGCTGGTCTTCACCAACAACACCGTGGCGCTCGGCCTCGACGCGGCGCAAGGGATCCGCATGGCGGTGAACTTCTACTGGGACGCCAACGAGGCCAGCCGCGCCTGGGCCAGGCGCCTGATGGCCCGCAACGGCAACGTGGTGCCGACCATGGGCCACGCCGCCGCCTATTCCTCGGTGCGCCACTACCTGCGCGCCGTCGAGAAGGCCGGCACCGACGACGCGGCCGCCGTCAACAAGGCGATGAAGGAATTGCCGATCGACGACGGCTTCTACGGCAAGCCGCGCATCCAGGCGAACGGCCGGGTGGTGATGGACATGATGCTGGTCGAGGTGAAGAGCCCGAAGGAGTCGAAGAGCAAGGCCGATCTCTACCGCGTCATCGAGACGATCCCGGGCGACACGCTGTTCACCCCGGCCGACAAGAGCGGCTGCCCCCTGACCACCGCCGGCTGA
- a CDS encoding iron-containing alcohol dehydrogenase produces the protein MITSFYMPTRIVAGNGALATIGTLARELKMTRVLVVSDPVISAQGFHAEALAALTEAGIAVSRFDECGIDARCSHIDDQGERVRRDGLDGVVCIGGGSVMCTGKGIAIVATNRKPMAECTGVGQFDRKALPMIMVPTTAGSGSEVSQWTIVKDEVRHLKLLGGGPLSFPDAAILDPVTLRSLPMHVAALPAVDALTHGVEAYLSGIASPLTDAVALAAVRLQAASLRASINSDDDRAREDNLVASCMANIACGNARLGHGHALSLPLEGHLDLPHPYGVGVLLPHVVTFNLAVLPAKVRPLAEALEVETAGLSRQEMIASCAEAIRALYADIGFPTRFTPEQLPRDRVREMALRAVPGLYAGIAAKDFDPASANDRTIIASPAARKMTVRQAEEIFGLCVG, from the coding sequence ATGATCACCAGCTTCTACATGCCGACCCGGATCGTCGCGGGGAACGGCGCCCTCGCCACCATCGGCACGCTCGCCCGCGAGCTGAAGATGACCCGGGTGCTGGTCGTGTCCGATCCGGTGATCTCGGCGCAGGGCTTCCATGCCGAGGCGCTGGCGGCCCTCACGGAGGCGGGAATCGCGGTCTCGCGCTTCGACGAGTGCGGGATCGACGCGCGCTGCTCGCACATCGACGACCAGGGCGAGCGGGTGCGCCGCGATGGGCTCGACGGCGTCGTGTGCATCGGCGGCGGCTCGGTGATGTGCACCGGCAAGGGCATCGCCATCGTGGCGACGAACCGTAAGCCCATGGCGGAATGCACCGGGGTCGGGCAGTTCGACCGCAAGGCGCTGCCGATGATCATGGTGCCGACCACCGCCGGCTCCGGCTCGGAGGTGTCGCAATGGACCATCGTCAAGGACGAGGTGCGCCACCTCAAGCTCCTGGGCGGCGGGCCGCTCAGCTTCCCCGACGCGGCGATCCTCGATCCCGTGACCTTGCGCTCGCTGCCGATGCACGTGGCGGCGCTGCCCGCCGTCGACGCCCTGACCCACGGCGTCGAGGCCTATTTGAGCGGCATTGCCTCGCCGCTCACCGACGCGGTGGCGCTCGCGGCCGTGCGGCTCCAGGCCGCCTCCTTGCGCGCCTCGATCAACTCGGACGACGACCGCGCCCGCGAGGACAACCTGGTCGCCTCCTGCATGGCCAACATCGCCTGCGGCAATGCCCGCCTCGGCCACGGCCACGCCCTGTCGCTGCCGCTCGAGGGCCATCTCGACCTGCCCCACCCCTACGGCGTCGGGGTGCTGCTGCCGCACGTCGTGACGTTCAACCTCGCGGTGCTGCCGGCCAAGGTGCGTCCGCTGGCCGAGGCCCTGGAGGTCGAGACCGCGGGCCTGTCGCGCCAGGAGATGATCGCATCTTGCGCCGAGGCGATCCGGGCGCTCTACGCCGATATCGGCTTTCCCACCCGCTTCACCCCCGAGCAGCTGCCCCGCGACCGGGTGCGCGAGATGGCGCTGCGCGCCGTGCCGGGCCTCTATGCCGGCATCGCCGCCAAGGATTTCGACCCCGCCAGCGCCAACGACCGCACGATCATCGCCAGCCCAGCGGCGCGGAAGATGACAGTGAGGCAGGCGGAGGAGATTTTCGGGCTTTGCGTGGGGTGA
- a CDS encoding porin, with protein MRTTSMILAAAGLFAAAFTILPAHALDIRDLPIAKAPETCPHEGPGFLRFTPGGPCTRISGRVRAEAGTPVPARPGAGLDGAARGVVSGSGRVAIDTRTETGYGPARAYIRLGTSH; from the coding sequence ATGCGCACGACATCGATGATCCTGGCGGCGGCCGGTCTCTTCGCGGCTGCCTTCACGATTTTGCCGGCCCACGCGCTCGACATCCGCGATCTTCCCATCGCCAAGGCGCCCGAGACCTGCCCGCACGAAGGCCCCGGCTTCCTCCGCTTCACCCCCGGAGGTCCCTGCACGCGGATCAGCGGCCGGGTGCGGGCCGAGGCGGGCACGCCGGTTCCCGCCCGCCCGGGGGCCGGGCTCGACGGGGCGGCGCGCGGCGTGGTCAGCGGCTCCGGCCGGGTCGCGATCGATACCCGGACGGAGACCGGGTACGGCCCGGCCCGGGCCTATATCCGCCTCGGCACCAGCCACTGA
- a CDS encoding rod-binding protein, with protein MFPLASLAASAGLAVGQALAGAVSPSPAPSADTLKMQKTAKDFESMFLEQSLDVLNRSEGTDGPLGQNGTGGGVYRSMLNKEYAQSIVQSGGIGIGDQVMREMIRLQGGAHG; from the coding sequence ATGTTCCCCCTCGCTTCCCTCGCGGCCTCCGCCGGCCTGGCGGTCGGCCAGGCCCTGGCCGGTGCGGTCTCGCCCAGCCCGGCGCCGTCGGCCGACACGCTCAAGATGCAGAAGACCGCCAAGGACTTCGAGTCGATGTTCCTGGAGCAGAGCCTCGACGTGCTCAACCGCTCGGAGGGCACCGACGGGCCGCTCGGCCAGAACGGCACCGGCGGCGGCGTCTACCGCTCGATGCTCAACAAGGAATACGCCCAGTCGATCGTGCAGAGCGGCGGCATCGGCATCGGCGACCAGGTGATGCGCGAGATGATCCGCCTCCAGGGAGGAGCCCATGGCTGA